In Acidobacteriota bacterium, the sequence TTCCAGCACTCCGTACATCCTCTTGACCTTCTGCTTCTCACGAAGCTGAATGCCATAGCTCTGAATCTTGGTTCGACGGCGTCCGTGTTGGCCCGGGGCGTAACCACGTCGCTCGAACGCACACTTTTCCTTGAAGCATCGATCGCCCTTGAGGAATAGCTTTAATCCCTCACGGCGACATAGTCGGCAAACAGCTCCAGTCGTTCTGGCCACGGTGTCTCTCTCCTCGCTCTAGACACGACGCCGCTTCGGCGGTCGACAGCCGTTGTGCGGGATCGGAGTTACATCCTTGATTGTCTTGATCTCGATATTGGCACTCTGCAGCGCGCGGATCGATGACTCGCGCCCGGAGCCGGGACCCTTGACGCGAACGTCGGCCGTGCGGACACCGTTGTCGCGCGCGCCACGGGCCGCAAGACCGGCAGCGGACTGAGCCGCGAACGGAGTCCCCTTCCGCGATCCCTTGAAACCCTGACCGCCGGACGAGGCCCAGCTGATCACGTTGCCGAGGGGGTCGGCAAAGGTGATGATCGTGTTGTTGAACGTCGCACGGATATGACAGATCGCGTGCGGGATGTTCTTCTTTTCTTTCTTGCCACCCTTGCGGCTCGATTTCGTTGATTTCGCCATCGTTCTATTTCGTCCTCTTCCCTATGCCTTCTTCTTACCGGCGATTGCGCGACGGGGGCCACGACGGGTACGTGCGTTGGTGTGGGTTCGTTGTCCACGAGTCGGCAAGTTGCGTCGGTGACGCAAGCCGCGATAGGCGCCGATCTCGATCAGCCGCTTGATATCGAGGGAGACCGCCTTACGAAGATCACCTTCCACACGGCCTTCCTGGTTCAGGAGTCGCTGAATACGAAGCGACTCGTCATCCGTCAGATCCTTCACCTTCGTCGCC encodes:
- the rpsK gene encoding 30S ribosomal protein S11; the protein is MAKSTKSSRKGGKKEKKNIPHAICHIRATFNNTIITFADPLGNVISWASSGGQGFKGSRKGTPFAAQSAAGLAARGARDNGVRTADVRVKGPGSGRESSIRALQSANIEIKTIKDVTPIPHNGCRPPKRRRV
- the rpsM gene encoding 30S ribosomal protein S13, producing the protein MARIAGIELPPSKRIEIGLTYIYGIGRTRSNQILDKLRIDPATKVKDLTDDESLRIQRLLNQEGRVEGDLRKAVSLDIKRLIEIGAYRGLRHRRNLPTRGQRTHTNARTRRGPRRAIAGKKKA